A single window of Salvia splendens isolate huo1 chromosome 6, SspV2, whole genome shotgun sequence DNA harbors:
- the LOC121806835 gene encoding metal transporter Nramp6-like isoform X2 — MAAPPAQPQFMTTIDRRTHPDESRIDDIEYDQIVVPDNKSWKNLFAYVGPGFLVCIAYIDPGNFQTDLQAGAQYKYGLLWIILLASCAALIIQSLAANLGVVTGKHLAEHCRKEYPRVPNFILWFLAEIAIVACDIPEVIGTAFALNMLFNIPLWCGVLITGLSTLVLLLLQQYGVRKLEIFIALLVLTIAGCFFAELGYAKPNSSEVLEGLFVPQLKGSGATKLAISLLGAMVMPHNLFLHSALVLSRKIPRSVSGIKEACRFYMIESGFALLVAFFINVSVISVSGAVCNSPNLNSKELESCKNLDLNEASFLLKNVLGSWSSKLFAIALLASGQSSTITGTYAGQYVMQMILSFELPFALIPLLKFTSCKAKMGLYANSFSIAATTWIISFLIMGINIYYLAEKQVTSLRHSKLSIVGIVFCGLLGFFAMLVYLASIAYLVIRKNQEGSHLIALSDRQEENVTLPRQDIANMQLPQTRNSDLF, encoded by the exons ATGGCGGCGCCGCCAGCTCAGCCGCAGTTTATGACCACCATTGACCGCAGAACTCATCCCGACGAGTCACGCATTGATGATATTGAATATGATCAGATTGTTGTGCCTGAT AATAAAAGCTGGAAGAACTTGTTTGCATATGTCGGGCCAGGCTTTCTTGTTTGCATTGCTTATATTGATCCGGGAAACT TTCAGACGGATCTGCAGGCCGGAGCTCAGTATAAGTATGGG CTACTTTGGATCATATTGCTTGCTTCATGTGCTGCCCTTATTATTCAATCTCTCGCAGCAAACCTAGGAGTTGTTACAG GAAAGCATTTAGCTGAGCACTGTCGAAAGGAATACCCAAGAGtcccaaattttattttatggttTCTTGCTGAAATAGCTATAGTCGCGTGCGACATTCCTGAAG TTATCGGAACAGCATTTGCTCTGAACATGCTTTTCAATATTCCACTTTGGTGTGGTGTGCTTATAACAGGACTGAGTACGTTGGTTCTTCTGTTGCTGCAGCAATATGGG GTGAGAAAGCTTGAGATTTTTATCGCTCTCCTTGTCTTGACAATTGCTGGCTGCTTCTTTGCTGAGCTTGGTTATGCAAAACCCAACTCGTCTGAGGTTTTAGAAGGCCTTTTTGTTCCCCAACTTAAGGGGAGCGGGGCAACTAAGCTGGCTATTTCACTCCTCGGTGCTATGGTTATGCC GCACAATCTTTTCCTCCACTCAGCACTGGTGCTCTCTAGGAAAATCCCACGATCTGTCAGTGGTATCAAA GAGGCTTGCCGATTTTACATGATAGAAAGTGGCTTCGCCTTACTGGTTGCCTTCTTCATCAACGTATCAGTTATCTCAGTTAGTGGTGCAGTTTGTAACTCACCGAATCTTAACTCAAAGGAACTCGAGAGCTGTAAGAACTTGGACCTGAATGAAGCTTCCTTTTTACTTAAG AATGTTCTAGGCAGTTGGAGTTCCAAGCTCTTTGCAATTGCTTTGCTGGCGTCAGGACAAAGCTCGACCATAACGGGAACGTATGCTGGCCAGTATGTTATGCAG ATGATCTTATCATTCGAACTTCCATTCGCACTAATTCCGCTCCTCAAATTCACAAGCTGCAAGGCCAAGATGGGCTTATATGCCAACTCATTTTCT ATTGCAGCCACAACTTGGATCATCTCGTTCTTGATCATGGGCATCAACATCTACTACCTAGCCGAAAAGCAGGTGACTTCCCTCCGTCATAGCAAACTGAGCATAGTGGGCATCGTGTTTTGTGGACTGCTGGGCTTCTTTGCCATGCTCGTTTACCTAGCCAGCATTGCATATTTGGTGATCCGTAAGAACCAGGAAGGCTCTCACCTTATCGCGTTGTCGGATAGGCAGGAGGAGAATGTCACACTACCTAGACAGGACATAGCTAACATGCAATTACCTCAAACAAGAAATAGTGATCTTTTTTGA
- the LOC121806835 gene encoding metal transporter Nramp6-like isoform X1, with product MAAPPAQPQFMTTIDRRTHPDESRIDDIEYDQIVVPDNKSWKNLFAYVGPGFLVCIAYIDPGNFQTDLQAGAQYKYGLLWIILLASCAALIIQSLAANLGVVTGKHLAEHCRKEYPRVPNFILWFLAEIAIVACDIPEVIGTAFALNMLFNIPLWCGVLITGLSTLVLLLLQQYGVRKLEIFIALLVLTIAGCFFAELGYAKPNSSEVLEGLFVPQLKGSGATKLAISLLGAMVMPHNLFLHSALVLSRKIPRSVSGIKEACRFYMIESGFALLVAFFINVSVISVSGAVCNSPNLNSKELESCKNLDLNEASFLLKNVLGSWSSKLFAIALLASGQSSTITGTYAGQYVMQGFLDLRLKPWIRNFLTRCLAIVPSLIVAIIGGASGAGNLIIIASMILSFELPFALIPLLKFTSCKAKMGLYANSFSIAATTWIISFLIMGINIYYLAEKQVTSLRHSKLSIVGIVFCGLLGFFAMLVYLASIAYLVIRKNQEGSHLIALSDRQEENVTLPRQDIANMQLPQTRNSDLF from the exons ATGGCGGCGCCGCCAGCTCAGCCGCAGTTTATGACCACCATTGACCGCAGAACTCATCCCGACGAGTCACGCATTGATGATATTGAATATGATCAGATTGTTGTGCCTGAT AATAAAAGCTGGAAGAACTTGTTTGCATATGTCGGGCCAGGCTTTCTTGTTTGCATTGCTTATATTGATCCGGGAAACT TTCAGACGGATCTGCAGGCCGGAGCTCAGTATAAGTATGGG CTACTTTGGATCATATTGCTTGCTTCATGTGCTGCCCTTATTATTCAATCTCTCGCAGCAAACCTAGGAGTTGTTACAG GAAAGCATTTAGCTGAGCACTGTCGAAAGGAATACCCAAGAGtcccaaattttattttatggttTCTTGCTGAAATAGCTATAGTCGCGTGCGACATTCCTGAAG TTATCGGAACAGCATTTGCTCTGAACATGCTTTTCAATATTCCACTTTGGTGTGGTGTGCTTATAACAGGACTGAGTACGTTGGTTCTTCTGTTGCTGCAGCAATATGGG GTGAGAAAGCTTGAGATTTTTATCGCTCTCCTTGTCTTGACAATTGCTGGCTGCTTCTTTGCTGAGCTTGGTTATGCAAAACCCAACTCGTCTGAGGTTTTAGAAGGCCTTTTTGTTCCCCAACTTAAGGGGAGCGGGGCAACTAAGCTGGCTATTTCACTCCTCGGTGCTATGGTTATGCC GCACAATCTTTTCCTCCACTCAGCACTGGTGCTCTCTAGGAAAATCCCACGATCTGTCAGTGGTATCAAA GAGGCTTGCCGATTTTACATGATAGAAAGTGGCTTCGCCTTACTGGTTGCCTTCTTCATCAACGTATCAGTTATCTCAGTTAGTGGTGCAGTTTGTAACTCACCGAATCTTAACTCAAAGGAACTCGAGAGCTGTAAGAACTTGGACCTGAATGAAGCTTCCTTTTTACTTAAG AATGTTCTAGGCAGTTGGAGTTCCAAGCTCTTTGCAATTGCTTTGCTGGCGTCAGGACAAAGCTCGACCATAACGGGAACGTATGCTGGCCAGTATGTTATGCAG GGATTCCTTGACTTGAGGCTGAAGCCATGGATTAGGAACTTTTTAACTCGATGTTTAGCAATTGTTCCCAGTCTAATTGTAGCTATTATCGGTGGAGCATCTGGCGCCGGAAACTTGATCATCATAGCATCA ATGATCTTATCATTCGAACTTCCATTCGCACTAATTCCGCTCCTCAAATTCACAAGCTGCAAGGCCAAGATGGGCTTATATGCCAACTCATTTTCT ATTGCAGCCACAACTTGGATCATCTCGTTCTTGATCATGGGCATCAACATCTACTACCTAGCCGAAAAGCAGGTGACTTCCCTCCGTCATAGCAAACTGAGCATAGTGGGCATCGTGTTTTGTGGACTGCTGGGCTTCTTTGCCATGCTCGTTTACCTAGCCAGCATTGCATATTTGGTGATCCGTAAGAACCAGGAAGGCTCTCACCTTATCGCGTTGTCGGATAGGCAGGAGGAGAATGTCACACTACCTAGACAGGACATAGCTAACATGCAATTACCTCAAACAAGAAATAGTGATCTTTTTTGA
- the LOC121809649 gene encoding serine--tRNA ligase, chloroplastic/mitochondrial-like, with the protein MGLQSCTKLSPFSIFNLPTTLNRFSNRFHHRLRSPPPLLVRALSSSTAAAPQPPTAAISDDAKVAQWKAAIDFKWIRDNKDAVAANIRARNSNANLQLVLELYDNMLNLQKEVERLRAERNVVANKMKAKLESSERQKLIEEGKNLKDVLVSLEEDLLKLTDELQQEAQCVPNMTHPDAPVGGEDCSTVRKVVGKPREFGFAIKDHVQLGKDLDIIDFDAASEVSGSKFYYLKNEAVLLEMGLVNWAVSEAMKRGFTPLTTPEIVRSSIVEKCGFQPRGNNTQVYSIVGSDQCLIGTAEIPVGGIHMDSILAEASLPLKYVAFSHCFRTEAGAAGTATRGLYRVHQFSKVEMFVLCRPEESDSFHEELISIEEDLFSSLGLHFNTLDMATEDLGAPAYRKFDVEAWMPGLGRYGEISSASNCTDYQSRRLGIRYRPGLSTPSKKGKGSSGVTQFVHTLNATACAVPRMLVCLLENYQQEDGTVIVPEPLRPFVGGLEVIDYKYR; encoded by the exons ATGGGACTGCAATCGTGCACCAAACTCTCTCCGTTTTCCATATTCAATCTCCCAACCACCCTAAATCGTTTCTCCAATCGATTCCACCACCGCCTCCGCTCCCCGCCGCCTCTCCTCGTCCGAGCACTTTcttcctccaccgccgccgctcCTCAACCTCCCACCGCCGCAATTTCAGACGACGCCAAAG TCGCGCAATGGAAGGCGGCGATAGATTTCAAGTGGATTAGGGATAACAAGGACGCCGTTGCCGCCAACATTAGGGCTCGAAATTCCAATGCTAATTTGCAACTGGTGCTCGAGCTCTATGACAACATGTTGAATCTTCAGAAG GAAGTCGAGAGGCTTCGTGCGGAGAGAAATGTAGTTGCAAACAAGATGAAGGCCAAACTGGAATCCTCTGAGCGTCAGAAACTCATTGAAGAAG GTAAAAATCTCAAAGATGTTCTTGTTAGCCTGGAAGAAGATCTGCTCAAACTTACTGATGAACTCCAACAGGAAGCACAATGTGTGCCGAATATGACACATCCGGATGCCCCTGTAGGCGGAGAGGATTGCTCCACTGTGAGAAAAGTG GTCGGTAAGCCTCGTGAGTTTGGCTTTGCTATAAAGGATCATGTGCAGCTAGGAAAAGATTTGGATATAATAGACTTTGATGCTGCGTCTGAG GTTAGTGGGTCGAAGTTCTACTACCTGAAAAATGAAGCAGTTTTGTTAGAGATGGGCCTTGTAAATTGGGCTGTATCAGAAGCCATGAAGAGGGGTTTTACACCTCTTACAACCCCAGAAATTGTCCGATCTTCGATAGTGGAGAAATGTGGTTTCCAACCACGTGGAAACAACACTCAG GTTTATTCAATTGTAGGCAGTGATCAATGCCTGATTGGGACTGCCGAAATTCCAGTGGGGGGAATCCATATGGATTCCATACTTGCTGAGGCTTCCTTGCCTTTGAAATACGTGGCTTTCTCCCATTGCTTCCGCACAGAAGCTGGTGCCGCAGGCACTGCAACCAG GGGCCTTTACCGAGTCCACCAATTTAGCAAGGTAGAGATGTTCGTCTTGTGCAGGCCAGAGGAAAGTGACTCCTTTCATGAAGAACTTATCAGCATTGAGGAAGACCTCTTCTCATCGTTGGGACTTCATTTTAA TACTCTGGACATGGCAACCGAGGATTTGGGTGCACCTGCATATCGTAAATTTGACGTGGAGGCCTGGATGCCTGGCTTAGGGCGTTACGGAGAG ATATCAAGCGCCTCTAACTGTACCGACTATCAAAGCAGGCGACTGGGCATCCGCTATCGTCCAGGACTATCCACCCCATCTAAGAAGGGAAAAGGCAGTTCGGGTGTGACCCAGTTTGTGCACACACTCAATGCTACAGCGTGTGCAGTTCCAAGAATGCTCGTCTGCTTGCTCGAAAATTACCAGCAAGAGGATGGCACCGTCATCGTTCCTGAGCCACTGCGGCCATTTGTGGGTGGTCTTGAAGTAATTGACTACAAGTATAGGTAG